A region of the Nocardia nova SH22a genome:
TCGGCAATGCGGTGCTGCATCTCCCGCCCCATCGCCATGTTGACCCGGACATCGGGATGAAGTTCTCGCATCAATCCTCGCGCAGCTTCGGGTGGACAACTCTATGAGAGTCTCTCAACCGAAGCCGTCGACGTGTCGCGCCACGATTTCCCATTGCGGGGAAGCGCTCCTTGCCGAGGCTCGCCGACATCGCAGTGCGGTGGAATCGAAGCGAGTTTCATTCACCCCTGTATGTAAGTGTAGGATTTCCGGATGGCCAGATCTGTCGTCGGTAAGGCGCCGCGGCGCACGCAGGAGCAGCGCAGCACCGAGATGCGAGCGCGGCTGCTCGACGCGACGATCGAATGCCTGGTCGAGTACGGCTATGCCGGGACCACCACGCCGCGGGTCGCCGAGCGGGCGGGGGTGACCAGGGGAGCGCAGGTGCATCACTTCGGTTCCAAGACCGATCTGGTCATGGCCGCCATCTCGCATCTGGCCCAGCGGCGCACCGAGGCGGCGATGAAGGAACTGGGTCGTCTGCGAGTGGGGGACGATCCGATCGGCACGACCCTGGAAGCGATGTGGGATCTGCATCAGGGTCCGCTGTTCGTCGCCGCGATGGAACTGTGGGTGGCTGGGCGCACCGATCCGGTGCTGGCTGCCGAGGCGGAGAAGGTCGAGCCGTTCGTCAACAACGCGGTGCTGCTGGCGGTATCGCAGTTGGTGCCGGATGAGATGCGTCGCAAGGAAGTTCGCGATTTCGCCTATACCGCCATGGATACCCTGCGCGGAATTCTGGTGTCGAATTTCGTCTCCCCGGATCCCGATCGGGCATATCGGCGCTGGCAGCGGGCCTCGGCGCAGCTGCGGTTGGCGGCCGAGGCGGCGCTGCCGGGGCTGGGTATGGGCGAGCGGGCCTGAGCCTGTTTCGGGGAACAGCGACCGGCACGGGTCACTTGGCACCTCATCGTGCACGTATCGAAACATGCCGCTGAACTGCGCATCCGCATTGAGGAATGCCTAGTTCCCGGCAAACCCTTGCGCATTTACATACAGCTTCGTATGTTTGTTTTGAGCTCGATCGGAACGGATCGGCCATGACCGCGCGGTGCCGCGAGGCGGTGCGGATGGGAGGAGTTCGATGGCGAACAAGGTCTATGTCGTCGGTGTGGGAATGACGAAGTTCGAGAAGCCCGGCCGCCGCCAGGTCACCGAGGCCGACGGCACCACCCGGGCGTGGGACTACCCGGATATGGCCCGCGAATCCGGTACCAACGCACTCGCCGACGCGGGCATCGACTACCGCGAGATCCAGCAAGCCTACGTCGGCTACGTCTACGGCGAGTCCACCTCGGGTCAGCGCGCGGTCTACGAACTGGGTATGACCGGTATCCCCGTGGTCAACGTGAACAACAACTGCTCCACCGGGTCGACCGCGTTGTACCTTGCGGCACAAGCGATCCGGGGCGGGCTCGCGGACTGCACGCTGGCACTGGGCTTCGAGAAGATGCAGCCCGGTTCGCTGGGCTCCACCTGGGACGACCGCGAACAGCCGATGGCCAAGCACATGATGGCGCTGGCCGAGATCTCCGAGGTGCTTTTCCCGCCCGCACCGTGGATGTTCGGCGCCGCGGGCCGCGAGCACATGAAGCAATTCGGCACCACCGCCGAGCATTTCGCGAAGATCGGCTACAAGAACCACAAGCATTCGGTGAACAATCCGTATTCGCAGTTCCAGGACGCCTATTCACTCGACGACATCCTGGGCTCGCGGATGATCTACGACCCGCTCACCAAACTGCAGTGCTCGCCGACCTCGGACGGCTCCGGCGCGGTGATCCTGGCCTCGGAGGATTTCGTGGATCGGCACGGCCTGTCGGCCCGCGCGGTCGAGATCGTCGGCCAGGCGATGACCACCGACTTCGCCTCCACCTTCGACGGCACCGCCCGCAACCTCATCGGCTACGACATGAATGTCCAAGCCGCGCAACAGGTGTACGGCCAGTCGGGACTGGGTCCGCAGGACTTTCAGGTCATCGAACTGCACGACTGCTTCTCCGCCAACGAACTGCTGCTCTACGAGGCGCTGGGCCTGTGCGGCGAGGGCGAGGCGGGCAGCCTGGTCGACGGCGACCAGACCACCTACGGCGGCAAGTGGGTCGTCAACCCCTCCGGCGGCCTGATCTCCAAGGGTCATCCGCTCGGCGCCACCGGACTGGCGCAGTGCAGCGAACTGACCTGGCAGTTGCGCGGCGAAGCCGACAAACGCCAGGTCGAGGGTGTTTCCGCCGCCCTCCAGCACAACATCGGACTCGGCGGCGCCGCCGTCGTCACCGCCTATCAGCGCGCCGATCGCTGACCCGCACACCGAACGAACTCGACGAGGAGTATCAGCATGGGGCACATCGAAGCAACGAAGGATCTCGCCGCCACCCCCGACGCGCTGTGGGCGGTGGTGTCGGACCCGCAGACCTGGGACAAGTGGTTCACCATCCACGAGCGCTGGATGGAGGAACCGCCCGCCACGCTCACCGCGGGGTCGAAACTGGTCGCCAAGATCATGATGCTCGGCATGGCGAACAAGATGGAATGGGTTGTGGAGGAGGTCGATTCGCCGAGCAACCTGGTCCTCACCGGTTCCGGAATGGCGGGGGTGAAGGTGCGATTCTCCTTCGACATCGCCCCGAACGACACCGGCAGTACCTTCTCGGTGTCCGGCGATTTCGAGGGTGCGCTCATCAAGGGCGCGCTCGGTAAGGCGGTCGAGAAGGACGGCGCCACCCAGCTCGACAAGACCCTGGGCCAGCTCGACGCGCTCGCGACCGCCTGAGCCCGGAGCTGTCATGGCTACCGAAACCGGCTCGCGGCCCGTCGAATTCGATGATGCGGGCCTGAACGTCTGGTCGGACGAGGAGCGTTTCGAGGTCACGCGCGAGCGCATCGCCGAATACGCCGCCGCGACCAACGATCCGATCCCCGCCCATCTCTCCGGCGATATCGCGCCCCCGGTCTTCGCCATCGTCCCGGTCTTCGAGGCGATGATGATGCCGGTCATCGACGTGGTGCCGATGGACATCTTCGGCCGGGTGGTCCACGGCGAGCAGGACTTCCACTTCCATCGCCCGATCCGGCCGGGCGATCGGCTGGTCTCGCGCGCCCGGGCGGTCGGCTACGAGGGCCGGGAGAACGGCACCACCATCACCATTCACATCGAATGCCGCACCGACGACGGTGAATTGGTGAACGAGCAGTATCTGACCGCGTTCTTCCGCAATATCGACGTCGGTAAGCGGGTCGGCGAATCCGCCCCCGTGCACAAATTCGACCCGGAGCAGGCCGAGCAACCACCCGTCGCCACGGTGGCCCAGCACGTGGACGACGACCAAACCTACCGTTACGCACCGGCTTCCGGTGATCCGGTGCCGCTGCACCTGGACGAGCAGGTGGCCAAGGACGCCGGACTGCCCGGCATCATCGCACACGGTCTGTGCACGATGGCGATGTCGTCGTGGGCGGTGCTCACCGAGGTCGCGGGGTCGGATGTGCACCGGTTGAAGCGGTTCGCGGTGCGCTTCTCGAAGATGGTCTTCCCCGGCGACGACCTCGAGACCCGGATCTGGCAAGTCGGTTCCGGTGAGGGCGAGACGAGCTACGGCTTCCGGACCACTCGCGGCGACGACGCGGTCCTCACCGACGGACTCGCCGTCATCGCGGACTGAGCTCACCACGGAATGCGGTTCACCGCAGTGCCTTTCACATACTTGATCAAGGAGATTTTCATGGGTGCACTGGATGGTCGGGTGGCCGTGGTCACCGGCGCCGGACGCGGAATCGGCCGCGAACACGCACTGCTGTTCGCCGCCGAAGGTGCGGCGGTGGTCGTGAACGACCTCGGCGGCAGCAATGCGGGCGAGGGTTCCGACACCGGCCCCGCGCAGGCGGTGGTCGACGAGATCCTGGCGGCGGGCGGGAAGGCCGTCGCCAACACCGACAATGTCGCGCTGTGGGACGGCGCGAAGAACCTTGTCGATCAGGCGATCTCGGAATTCGGCACCCTGGATGTGGTGATCAACAACGCCGGGATTCTGCGGGACGGATTCATCGCCTCGCTCGAGGAATTGCAGTGGGACGCGGTGATCGCGGTCCATCTCAAGGGCCACTTCAATGTGCTGCGGCATGCGGCGGCCTACTGGAAGGACCAGTCCAAGGCCGGGAAGCAGCCGAATGCCGCAGTGGTCAACACCGCGTCGGCCTCGGGTGTCACGCTGCCCAATGCCGGACAGGCGAATTACGGTGCGGCCAAGGCCGGTATCGCCGCGCTGACCCTGGTGGCGGCCGAGGAGCTGGAGCGTTACGGCGTGCGCGTCAACGCCATCGCCCCGATGGCCCGCACCCGGCTGACCCTGGCCACACCCGGAATGGGGGCGATTTTCGCCGCCGAGGTGGCCGAGGGAGAATTCGACTCGTTCAGCCCCGCCAACATCTCCCCGCTGGTCGCCTATCTGTCCACCGACAAATGCCCGCTCACCGGCAAGGTGTTCGCGGTGCAGGGCGGCGCCATCTCGGAACTGGGTGGCTGGCACGACGTGAAGACCATCGAAACCGACGGGCCCTGGCTGATCGACGACATCGCCGCCCGCCTGCCCTGAACGGAGAACGACGATGTTCGAATGGTCCGAGACCGACGAGATGATCCGTGCCGCGGTACGGGGTTTCATCGACAAGGAGATCCGCCCGCATCTCGACGCGCTCGACAGCGGCGAGATGGAGCCGTATCCGATTCTGCGAAAGTTGTTCGCCGACTTCGGAATCGGTGCGATGGGCGGCGAGGCGATCGAGAAGATGCTCGCCAAACAGCGCGCCCGCGAGTCCGCCCCCGCCGGGCAGGAGCCGAAGAAGTCGAGTTCGGGTTCCGATCCCTTCGGTGATCAGCAGTCGCTGATGGCGGTGCTGATCAGCGAGATCTCCGGTGTGAGTATGGGGCTGGTCGCGGCGATGGGCGTCTCCATCGGCCTCGGCGCGGCCACCATCATGTCCCGGGGCACACTCGCGCAGAAGGAACGCTGGCTCGCCGATATCGTCACCTTGAAGAAGGTGGCGGCGTGGGCCATCACCGAGCCGGACTCCGGATCGGATGCCTTCGGCGGCATGAAGACCTACGTCAAACGCGACGGTGACGACTACATCCTCAACGGGCAGAAGACCTTCATCACCAACGGCCCCTACGCCGATGTCGTGATCGTCTACGCCAAACTCGACGAGGGCGACAGCACCGTCGACAAACGCGACCGCAAGGTGCTGACCTTCGTTCTCGACAAGGGGATGGAGGGTTTCACCCAGGGTAAGCCGTTCAAGAAGATGGGCCTGCACTCCTCGCCGACCGGCGAATTGTTCTTCGACAACGTGCGATTGGGCCGCGACCGGCTGCTCGGCGAGACCGAGGAGCACAAGAGCGGCGACGGACGCGACAGTGCCCGTGCGAGTTTCGTCGCCGAACGGGTCGGCGTCGGATTCATGGCGCTGGGCATCATCAACGAATGTCACCGGCTCTGTGTGGAATACGCCAACAGTCGCACCCTGTGGGGCCAGGAGATCGGGCGTTTCCAGCTGGTGCAGCTCAAACTCGCCAAGATGGAGATCGCGCGAATCAACGTGCAGAACATGGTGTTCAACACCCTCGAACGCGGCAAGGCCGGGAAACCGCCCACCCTCGCCGAGGCGTCGGCGATCAAGCTGTACTGCTCGGAGGCGGCCACCGAGGTGGCGATGGAGGCCGTGCAATTGTTCGGCGGCAACGGTTATATGCAGGAATACCGGGTCGAACAGCTCGCCCGCGACGCGAAATCGCTGATGATCTACGCGGGCAGTAACGAAATCCAGGTCACCCACATCGCCAAGGGGCTGCTCGGCAGGTCGTGAGCGTGGGTCGGCCGGTGGATCGGCGCCGAGGGGTTCGCACCGATCCACCGGCCTCTTTCACACCGCCCGCAGACGCGTGCGGCTGGCATAGACGTGCTCGGCGATGAGGGTCGCGATGCGGTCGGGAGCCTCCAGCATCGGCACGTGCCCCACCCCGTGCACCAGGATCCGGTCGGCGGATTCGGGCAGTTCGCGCAGGAACCGCTGGGCGTAGGTGCGGTTCGGGATGATCCGGTCGTATTCGCACATCAGCAGCCGCACCGGGGCGGTGACCGCGCCCAGATCCGACAGCGTCGACATCCGGAGTCCGCCCGCGAGCAGCGGCAGCAGGGCGGTGCAGTTGATGGCCGACACGATCGCCGCCTCCACCCCGCGCCGCGAGGTGACGGCGGAGTTCTTGCTCAGCAGCAGGGAGACCGCGCGCCGCACCGGAGCACTGAACCGGACGGACGGCGGCAGCCGCTTGCCGACCTCGATGATCGGCAGCAGCGACAGGAATTCCAGGCCCACCCGCAGCTGTGCCAGTGACGGATTCCGCCAGCCGCCCGCGGGGGCGATCGCGGTGAGGGTGCGGGCCCGGCCGCGGCGCGCCAGCTCGAATCCGACCCAGCCGCCGAGCGAGTTCCCGGCGATATGACAGGTACGCCAGCCCAGGTCGTCGAGCTGCTGCTCCACCCGGTCGGCGAGTTCGGTCACGCTCGTGGACCAGCCGTTGAGCTCCGATCCGCCCCAGTGTCCGGCGAAGGCGGGCGCGTAGACCTCGCAGGTGGCCGACAATCGCATCGCCACCTCTTCCCAGCAGTGCGGCGACATCATGAATCCGTGCAGCAGCAGCACCGGATCACCCGATCCGGTATGCAGCGCCGTCATCGGCGCGAGGGAAGGATGGTTGTGGGTGGTGCTCGACATCATCGTCGTCACCCCTTCCGGATCGGTCCGGGGCCGACGCGATCCGGCCCGCATGTCCGTGAGGACGGGTTGATGACCAGATTGTACGGTCGTTCCGTGAGCAATATCGTCAGTACGGTCAATGTGAACGGCATACGTGCGGCAACCGGTAAGACCGGACGGGGAATGCTCGAATGGCTGGCGGTGACCGAAGCCGACATCATCTGCCTGCAGGAGACCCGGGCAACCGATGAGCAGACCCACAAGGCACTCGCTTCGGCTCTGGCCGACGGCTGGTGTCTGAGCCACGCCGAACCCGCCACCAAGGGCCGCGCCGGAGTGGGAATTCTGTCCCGCCGGGAGCCGCGCGCCGTCCGCATCGGATTCGGCAGCGAGGAGTTCGACGGGCTGGGTCGCTTCATCGAGGCCGAATTCGACGACCTGACCGTCGCGAGCGTGTACGTGCACACCGGCGAGGCCGACACCCCGGTCCAGGACGAGAAATACCGTTTCCTGGACGGACTCGGCGCCCACCTGAAGGCGCGCACCGGCGACTACGTGATCTGCGGCGACTGGAACATCGCCCACACCGAACGCGACATCAAGAACTGGAAGGGCAATATCGGCAAGTCCGGATTCCTGCCGGGGGAGCGCGCCTGGCTCGACGACATCCTCGCCTCCGGCTACGTCGACGTGGTCCGCGAACTGCATCCCGACGTGTCCGGTCCGTACAGCTGGTGGTCCTATCGCGGCCGCGCGTACGACACGGATGCCGGGTGGCGGATCGATTATCACCTTGCGCGGGGTGAGATCGCCGGTAGGGCGAAGCAGGTCGTGGTCGAACGCGCCCCCGAATACGCGCTGCGCTGGTCCGACCATGCCCCGGTCACCGTGCAGTACCGTTGACTCCCGATCGACCGACCGTGGTTCGGGTGTAGTGCCCGCACTGCGCCCCCGTCAGCGGGCCCGCGGTAATCGTTGGTCCCACCATGTTCCGGTCACGGTGGAGTTCGCCGACTAGGACGGTTTCGAGGCTGGATTCTGGTCGATGATCGAGTTCACTGCTTGTGCGTTCGTGTAGTCCTGATTGGTCAGTCGCGCAATCGATATCGCCATGACTTCACGCATGTTCTTCACGATTTCGATGTTGTCCTTGATGACCTCGGCCATAGAGTTCGGGGTGCCGGCCGCCTGCGTCCGGAACTTGTCCTCGAGCTGCCGTGCCATGTCGAAATCGCCGAAACCACTGACGGTTTGGATCTGCTGCACGAGCTCGCCCATCTCCTGTAAGTCCTCGATGCGCTGGTTACACGCCTTCAAGCACTCGTGGGCTGCTGCTTCATCGTTGAGGTACAGGCCACCCGATCGTGCGTCGCTGGCGAACTTTCGCCATGCTGTGAGTTCTTCACTGTCGGCCATAGCCGTTGCCCCCCTGGCTATTTCGGGAATGTCGGAACTATCGAGTCACCCACTTCGAGAAGTGCCGAACAGGGATCGATCGGGTTGTCCTCGGCCAGTCGGCCGAGGATCTGTAGCTGAATCGCTCCTTGCTGAGCGGGGAATACGGCGTTGCACTGGGTGTCCCACCCCGACGCCTTGAACTCGGTACCGGTGCGTCCTGTGATCGTCACGTCGCGTTGGTCGATGTTGCCGGACTTGTTGGCTATCTCGCTGGGGGCCTTGGCGGTCGAGTAGATCGACACCGAGTATTCGGCCCCCTTCCATTTGCAGATCTTCCAGCCGGATTGCTCCACCCCATCGATGCCGGATTTTCGAGTGGCGGGGTCGACCTGCGCGGCGGTGAGGGCCGAGTCCGGTACCTGCGTGCACGGATCCCACAAAGCGGCGGCGGGGTCGGCTGTGGCTGTAGGCGTGCCGTTGGTGTCTGTGCTACACCCAGCCACGGTTACTGCCGCCCCGATGGCTACCGCCATCACTACTACTCGTCGCATTTGTCCCCTCCGGTGAGCAGTTCTATCGGCGGTACCCCGAGTGATCCGGCCAGCCGCTCCACGGCTTGCACAGAAAGGTTCCTGCGTCCCGCTTCGATGTCTGCGACGTACCGCAGCGACAACCCGAGGACTTCATGGGCCAAGCGTTCTTGACTGAGTCCTCGGGCAAGGCGTATCCGTTTCAGGCTCGCCCCTACGGCTTGTTGCAGGGTCACGCTTCAACAGTGCTGGTCATGGACCAGGTGAGCCACGACCTGATGCGATCTTGAACAAATCGTTCCGGGACCTATATGTATAGGTACTTATCAGGTCATATCGAGGATGTGGCTGATCCGTTCATCTGCGATGAACGCGGGCTGCTGTGGCATCTCTGAGCGCGAGCAACCCGAGTCGGGTCCTCGGCCCCGCGAGCTTGTGCCGCTTTCCCGCCGTGTTCGACCTGTCATGTGAGTGACGTAGATTCGTCAGCCGTGACGGGTGGCCGCGGGACCGGCGAGGCACGTAGGAGTACGCGCTGCGTCGCTCGCATGGTGCTCCGGTCACCGTCCGGTACCGCTGAGCGAGTGGAATCGGTGAGAATCGATACGTCCGGCACCCCACGATCTCTGTCCTCCCACGATATGTGCACCACCGTCCGCCGGTCGTTCGCGGACGGCCCCTCTCATACCGCATCGATGAACAGGCAGTAGCAATGTCAGACAAGAGAATTCGTATTCTGATGGTCCTCGGCGGCCTGGTGGTCGCGGTGATCGTCGCGGGCGTACTGGGCCTGCGCGGCGGTACCACCAACAACAGCACGGCGAGCGCGACGGCATCGAGTTCGGTGGCCGCCTCCGCCACACAGGCCAAGCCGGGGAAGACGGCCGCCGGTAATGCGGCTCCGGCCGCGGCGCCCGAACACGCCGCCGGAGTTCCGGACCACGCCTACACGACCCTCGCCGAGATCGACGCCGGACGCTGGCCCGGCTCCGCGAACGCGCCCGGTACCAAGGGCGGTGATCAGTGGATGAACCGCTCGGGTGATCTGCCGAAGACCGATTCCAGTGGCAAGACCATCCGCTACCAGGAGTGGGACGTCAATCCGAAGCAGCCCGGTCACACTCGCGATGCCGAGCGGATCGTCACCGGCAGCGACGGTTCGGCCTACTACACCGGAGACCATTACAAGACCTTCACGAGGATGCGTTGATGGCGTCGTCGCTCACCTTGGCGCGCTTCCTCGCGGCACCGGATCCGGCTGCGGCCGGGCCCGGCGCCGCGAGGCCCGTGCTGGGCACCCTCGACCTCGCGGCCGGACCGTTCAGTGGAGTGCGGGCCCGCGTCCCGTCCGGATACGTCGCGCGCGAACTGCGGGCCGCGAAGATGCGCACCGCCGCCGGACTGCTCGACGAATTCGCCGCGGCCTTCCAATTCCCCTACTACTTCGGCGACAATCGCGACGCCTTCGATGAATGCCTGCGCGATCTGGACGAATTCGTCGGCGCGGCACCGGGATACGTGGCGGTGGTCCGGGATTCGGCCGACCTGCTGGCCGATCAGCGCGAGGATCTGGAATGGTTCGACGCCGCGATGAACGACGCCGCCGACTACTGGGCCCGGCGCGCGGTGGCGTTCCGGGTGGTACTGCAGCATCGGCCCGCCGCGTTGAAGCCCGTCGAACTCACGCTGTGAGACGGCGGCCCCGCCTCAGCGCAGCCGCCCGGCCAGGTCCTCACCCAGCAGGACGAACACCTCGGTGGTCTCGTCGATGAGCTGTTCGCGGGTCATCGCGATCTCGCCCTGCAGCCAGCTCGACAGCGTCTGCACGAGCCCGCCGACGAGATAGGTGGCGCGGAATCCGATCGCCGGGTCCGGGACCGGCTCGCTCAGGCTGTAGAAGTCGATCCCCTGGGCGGCAACGAGGTTGGCGAAGACGCGGATGTTGTCCATGGTCCGGGCGCGCAGCTCCGGGGTCGAGGCGCTGACCGCGAGCGCGACCTGGGCCTTGCGCGGATCGTCGGTGAGCACGTGGATTCCCGCCGAGACCGCGGCATGGGCCATGGTGCGGGTGTCGGGGCGGCCGGAGGCATCGCTCGTCAGCGGATGCAGCGCACCGATGATCGCGCCCGCCAATTCCTCGGCGATCTCGTCGAACAGCGCGGTGAGCACGGCCTCGCGGCCTTTGAAATGCTCGTAGTAGTAGCGCTCGTTCAGACCCGCCTGCGCGCACAGTCCCGCGACCGTCAGCTTGTCGGCGCCCTGCGTGCCGACGATCTCCAGGGCGGCGTCCAATAGTGCCGCCCGCCGTCCCGCACGGCGTTCGGCAGCCGAGATACCGCCATAGGTTCGCTGTGCCGTCACGGTCCGATTGTGGCACGGACGC
Encoded here:
- a CDS encoding barstar family protein — translated: MASSLTLARFLAAPDPAAAGPGAARPVLGTLDLAAGPFSGVRARVPSGYVARELRAAKMRTAAGLLDEFAAAFQFPYYFGDNRDAFDECLRDLDEFVGAAPGYVAVVRDSADLLADQREDLEWFDAAMNDAADYWARRAVAFRVVLQHRPAALKPVELTL
- a CDS encoding alpha/beta fold hydrolase translates to MTALHTGSGDPVLLLHGFMMSPHCWEEVAMRLSATCEVYAPAFAGHWGGSELNGWSTSVTELADRVEQQLDDLGWRTCHIAGNSLGGWVGFELARRGRARTLTAIAPAGGWRNPSLAQLRVGLEFLSLLPIIEVGKRLPPSVRFSAPVRRAVSLLLSKNSAVTSRRGVEAAIVSAINCTALLPLLAGGLRMSTLSDLGAVTAPVRLLMCEYDRIIPNRTYAQRFLRELPESADRILVHGVGHVPMLEAPDRIATLIAEHVYASRTRLRAV
- a CDS encoding lipid-transfer protein, which translates into the protein MANKVYVVGVGMTKFEKPGRRQVTEADGTTRAWDYPDMARESGTNALADAGIDYREIQQAYVGYVYGESTSGQRAVYELGMTGIPVVNVNNNCSTGSTALYLAAQAIRGGLADCTLALGFEKMQPGSLGSTWDDREQPMAKHMMALAEISEVLFPPAPWMFGAAGREHMKQFGTTAEHFAKIGYKNHKHSVNNPYSQFQDAYSLDDILGSRMIYDPLTKLQCSPTSDGSGAVILASEDFVDRHGLSARAVEIVGQAMTTDFASTFDGTARNLIGYDMNVQAAQQVYGQSGLGPQDFQVIELHDCFSANELLLYEALGLCGEGEAGSLVDGDQTTYGGKWVVNPSGGLISKGHPLGATGLAQCSELTWQLRGEADKRQVEGVSAALQHNIGLGGAAVVTAYQRADR
- a CDS encoding MaoC/PaaZ C-terminal domain-containing protein, with the translated sequence MATETGSRPVEFDDAGLNVWSDEERFEVTRERIAEYAAATNDPIPAHLSGDIAPPVFAIVPVFEAMMMPVIDVVPMDIFGRVVHGEQDFHFHRPIRPGDRLVSRARAVGYEGRENGTTITIHIECRTDDGELVNEQYLTAFFRNIDVGKRVGESAPVHKFDPEQAEQPPVATVAQHVDDDQTYRYAPASGDPVPLHLDEQVAKDAGLPGIIAHGLCTMAMSSWAVLTEVAGSDVHRLKRFAVRFSKMVFPGDDLETRIWQVGSGEGETSYGFRTTRGDDAVLTDGLAVIAD
- a CDS encoding SDR family oxidoreductase: MGALDGRVAVVTGAGRGIGREHALLFAAEGAAVVVNDLGGSNAGEGSDTGPAQAVVDEILAAGGKAVANTDNVALWDGAKNLVDQAISEFGTLDVVINNAGILRDGFIASLEELQWDAVIAVHLKGHFNVLRHAAAYWKDQSKAGKQPNAAVVNTASASGVTLPNAGQANYGAAKAGIAALTLVAAEELERYGVRVNAIAPMARTRLTLATPGMGAIFAAEVAEGEFDSFSPANISPLVAYLSTDKCPLTGKVFAVQGGAISELGGWHDVKTIETDGPWLIDDIAARLP
- a CDS encoding type II toxin-antitoxin system Rv0910 family toxin codes for the protein MGHIEATKDLAATPDALWAVVSDPQTWDKWFTIHERWMEEPPATLTAGSKLVAKIMMLGMANKMEWVVEEVDSPSNLVLTGSGMAGVKVRFSFDIAPNDTGSTFSVSGDFEGALIKGALGKAVEKDGATQLDKTLGQLDALATA
- a CDS encoding TetR/AcrR family transcriptional regulator, coding for MTAQRTYGGISAAERRAGRRAALLDAALEIVGTQGADKLTVAGLCAQAGLNERYYYEHFKGREAVLTALFDEIAEELAGAIIGALHPLTSDASGRPDTRTMAHAAVSAGIHVLTDDPRKAQVALAVSASTPELRARTMDNIRVFANLVAAQGIDFYSLSEPVPDPAIGFRATYLVGGLVQTLSSWLQGEIAMTREQLIDETTEVFVLLGEDLAGRLR
- a CDS encoding exodeoxyribonuclease III, whose translation is MTRLYGRSVSNIVSTVNVNGIRAATGKTGRGMLEWLAVTEADIICLQETRATDEQTHKALASALADGWCLSHAEPATKGRAGVGILSRREPRAVRIGFGSEEFDGLGRFIEAEFDDLTVASVYVHTGEADTPVQDEKYRFLDGLGAHLKARTGDYVICGDWNIAHTERDIKNWKGNIGKSGFLPGERAWLDDILASGYVDVVRELHPDVSGPYSWWSYRGRAYDTDAGWRIDYHLARGEIAGRAKQVVVERAPEYALRWSDHAPVTVQYR
- a CDS encoding acyl-CoA dehydrogenase family protein, with amino-acid sequence MFEWSETDEMIRAAVRGFIDKEIRPHLDALDSGEMEPYPILRKLFADFGIGAMGGEAIEKMLAKQRARESAPAGQEPKKSSSGSDPFGDQQSLMAVLISEISGVSMGLVAAMGVSIGLGAATIMSRGTLAQKERWLADIVTLKKVAAWAITEPDSGSDAFGGMKTYVKRDGDDYILNGQKTFITNGPYADVVIVYAKLDEGDSTVDKRDRKVLTFVLDKGMEGFTQGKPFKKMGLHSSPTGELFFDNVRLGRDRLLGETEEHKSGDGRDSARASFVAERVGVGFMALGIINECHRLCVEYANSRTLWGQEIGRFQLVQLKLAKMEIARINVQNMVFNTLERGKAGKPPTLAEASAIKLYCSEAATEVAMEAVQLFGGNGYMQEYRVEQLARDAKSLMIYAGSNEIQVTHIAKGLLGRS
- a CDS encoding TetR/AcrR family transcriptional regulator, which encodes MARSVVGKAPRRTQEQRSTEMRARLLDATIECLVEYGYAGTTTPRVAERAGVTRGAQVHHFGSKTDLVMAAISHLAQRRTEAAMKELGRLRVGDDPIGTTLEAMWDLHQGPLFVAAMELWVAGRTDPVLAAEAEKVEPFVNNAVLLAVSQLVPDEMRRKEVRDFAYTAMDTLRGILVSNFVSPDPDRAYRRWQRASAQLRLAAEAALPGLGMGERA
- a CDS encoding helix-turn-helix domain-containing protein: MTLQQAVGASLKRIRLARGLSQERLAHEVLGLSLRYVADIEAGRRNLSVQAVERLAGSLGVPPIELLTGGDKCDE
- a CDS encoding ribonuclease domain-containing protein; its protein translation is MSDKRIRILMVLGGLVVAVIVAGVLGLRGGTTNNSTASATASSSVAASATQAKPGKTAAGNAAPAAAPEHAAGVPDHAYTTLAEIDAGRWPGSANAPGTKGGDQWMNRSGDLPKTDSSGKTIRYQEWDVNPKQPGHTRDAERIVTGSDGSAYYTGDHYKTFTRMR
- a CDS encoding DUF3558 domain-containing protein, whose translation is MAVAIGAAVTVAGCSTDTNGTPTATADPAAALWDPCTQVPDSALTAAQVDPATRKSGIDGVEQSGWKICKWKGAEYSVSIYSTAKAPSEIANKSGNIDQRDVTITGRTGTEFKASGWDTQCNAVFPAQQGAIQLQILGRLAEDNPIDPCSALLEVGDSIVPTFPK